A single Vigna radiata var. radiata cultivar VC1973A chromosome 8, Vradiata_ver6, whole genome shotgun sequence DNA region contains:
- the LOC106772805 gene encoding kinesin-like protein KIN-14U isoform X1, which produces MPVPNSEEQVLFALENASEVSKSPSLDLNPDSDSVDGSPPVSTVYTDVGVVPEHQKNELEHFISNLEREIEELRVKQKKLDKKRREALSKILDIKGSIRVFCRIRPNLVTEKRRISEPVSAGPEKIRVKWGGTKKDFEFDKVFTQETSQESVFVEVEPILRSAMDGHNVCVFAYGQTGTGKTFTMDGTNEQPGIIPRALEELFHQASLDSSSAFTFSMSMLEVYMGNLRDLLAPKPSGRPHEQPMTKCNLNIQTDPKGLIEIEGLSEVQISDYAKAKWWYNKGRRFRSTSWTNVNEASSRSHCLTRISIFRRGDALEAKSEVSKLWMVDLGGSERLLKTGAKGLTLDEGRAINLSLSALADVVAALKRKRGHVPYRNSKLTQLLKDSLGYGSKVLMLVHISPSEEDVCETICSLNFAKRARAIESNKEVSVEVKKQREKKIMELEEDIKEAEKQRQNLREETEKIELKLNDSKKLLSIRDSLVESDDMKASISPKDDVKEVIETPKASKKPIKRNFSNSMPRFMTSTVASRQRQSAAERDIGTVKLKSYRSTMVSRSSIHFSYSQSLSYSDIRIKALLRNSNGKSGHGEADSVPIPEPVLTERPKCNDLESKVTTPRSLRVSVGRHRRRMSDLI; this is translated from the exons ATGCCTGTTCCCAACAGCGAAGAGCAAGTTCTGTTTGCTTTGGAAAATGCAAGTGAGGTTTCAAAGTCACCCTCGTTGGATTTGAACCCAGATTCAGATTCAGTTGATGGGTCCCCACCTGTTTCCACCGTTTACACTGATGTGGGTGTCGTGCCAGAACACCAAAAGAACGAGCTTGAGCACTTTATATCCAATTTAGAAA GAGAAATAGAGGAGTTGAGGGTCAAGCAGAAGAAATTGGATAAAAAGCGTAGAGAAGCACTGAGCAAGATATTGGACATCAAAG GGAGCATTCGAGTATTTTGTAGAATTCGACCAAATCTGGTAACGGAGAAGAGAAGAATTTCTGAACCGGTATCAGCTGGACCAGAAAAAATTCGGGTTAAGTGGGGAGGAACAAAGAAAGATTTTGAGTTTGATAAAGTTTTTACTCAAGAAACAAGCCAAG AAAGTGTTTTTGTTGAGGTTGAGCCAATTCTGAGATCTGCAATGGACGGGCACAATGTATGTGTGTTTGCTTACGGTCAAACAGGCACAGGCAAGACATTCACCATG GATGGTACAAACGAGCAACCTGGGATCATTCCGCGTGCTCTTGAAGAGCTCTTTCATCAAGCCTCTTTGGATAGCTCATCTGCTTTCACCTTTTCGATGAGCATGTTAGAAGTTTATATGGGCAATCTCAGGGATTTGCTAGCTCCAAAACCGTCTGGTAGACCACACGAACAACCTATGACGAAGTG CAATCTCAACATCCAAACCGATCCAAAGGGGTTGATTGAAATTGAGGGTCTCTCGGAAGTTCAAATAAGTGATTATGCTAAAGCAAAATGGTGGTACAACAAGGGCAGAAGGTTCAGATCCACCTCGTGGACTAATGTGAATGAAGCATCAAGCAGGTCACACTG CTTAACGAGGATAAGCATATTTCGACGTGGGGATGCTTTGGAAGCTAAAAGTGAAGTAAGCAAACTGTGGATGGTTGATCTTGGAGGCAGCGAACGGTTGCTTAAAACTGGAGCCAAAGGACTGACACTGGATGAGGGCAGAGCCATTAATCTTTCTCTTTCAGCTTTAGCTGATGTTGTTGCAGCTTTGAAAAGGAAGAGGGGCCATGTGCCTTACAG GAATAGCAAGCTGACTCAATTACTCAAAGATTCTCTTG GGTATGGCTCAAAGGTTTTGATGCTCGTGCATATAAGCCCATCTGAAGAAGATGTCTGTGAGACAATTTGCTCCTTGAACTTTGCAAAGAGAGCGAGAGCAATAGAGTCCAACAAAGAAGTGTCCGTg GAAGTGAAGAAGCAAAGGGAGAAGAAGATTATGGAGCTAGAGGAAGACATAAAGGAAGCTGAAAAACAACGCCAGAATTTAAGGGAAGAAACAGAGAAGATTGAGTTGAAGTTAAATGATAGTAAAAAGCTCTTATCAATAAGAGATAGTCTTGTGGAAAGTGATGACATGAAAGCCTCAATTAGTCCCAAAGATGATGTGAAAGAGGTGATTGAAACTCCCAAAGCATCTAAGAAGCCCATCAAAAGAAACTTCTCCAACTCAATGCCTCGATTCATGACTTCAACAGTGGCAAGTCGCCAAAGGCAAAGTGCTGCAGAGCGAGACATTGGCACTGTGAAATTGAAAAGCTATAGATCAACAATGGTGTCGAGAAGCTCCATCCATTTTTCGTATTCCCAATCGTTGAGTTATTCAGATATCCGCATCAAAGCATTGCTGCGAAATTCAAATGGAAAATCTGGGCATGGTGAAGCAGATAGTGTTCCAATTCCAGAGCCTGTTCTCACAGAAAGGCCTAAATGCAATGATTTGGAATCAAAAGTGACAACCCCTCGAAGCTTGAGAGTTTCGGTGGGTCGTCACAGAAGAAGGATGTCTGATCTGATATAA
- the LOC106772805 gene encoding kinesin-like protein KIN-14U isoform X2, which yields MDGHNVCVFAYGQTGTGKTFTMDGTNEQPGIIPRALEELFHQASLDSSSAFTFSMSMLEVYMGNLRDLLAPKPSGRPHEQPMTKCNLNIQTDPKGLIEIEGLSEVQISDYAKAKWWYNKGRRFRSTSWTNVNEASSRSHCLTRISIFRRGDALEAKSEVSKLWMVDLGGSERLLKTGAKGLTLDEGRAINLSLSALADVVAALKRKRGHVPYRNSKLTQLLKDSLGYGSKVLMLVHISPSEEDVCETICSLNFAKRARAIESNKEVSVEVKKQREKKIMELEEDIKEAEKQRQNLREETEKIELKLNDSKKLLSIRDSLVESDDMKASISPKDDVKEVIETPKASKKPIKRNFSNSMPRFMTSTVASRQRQSAAERDIGTVKLKSYRSTMVSRSSIHFSYSQSLSYSDIRIKALLRNSNGKSGHGEADSVPIPEPVLTERPKCNDLESKVTTPRSLRVSVGRHRRRMSDLI from the exons ATGGACGGGCACAATGTATGTGTGTTTGCTTACGGTCAAACAGGCACAGGCAAGACATTCACCATG GATGGTACAAACGAGCAACCTGGGATCATTCCGCGTGCTCTTGAAGAGCTCTTTCATCAAGCCTCTTTGGATAGCTCATCTGCTTTCACCTTTTCGATGAGCATGTTAGAAGTTTATATGGGCAATCTCAGGGATTTGCTAGCTCCAAAACCGTCTGGTAGACCACACGAACAACCTATGACGAAGTG CAATCTCAACATCCAAACCGATCCAAAGGGGTTGATTGAAATTGAGGGTCTCTCGGAAGTTCAAATAAGTGATTATGCTAAAGCAAAATGGTGGTACAACAAGGGCAGAAGGTTCAGATCCACCTCGTGGACTAATGTGAATGAAGCATCAAGCAGGTCACACTG CTTAACGAGGATAAGCATATTTCGACGTGGGGATGCTTTGGAAGCTAAAAGTGAAGTAAGCAAACTGTGGATGGTTGATCTTGGAGGCAGCGAACGGTTGCTTAAAACTGGAGCCAAAGGACTGACACTGGATGAGGGCAGAGCCATTAATCTTTCTCTTTCAGCTTTAGCTGATGTTGTTGCAGCTTTGAAAAGGAAGAGGGGCCATGTGCCTTACAG GAATAGCAAGCTGACTCAATTACTCAAAGATTCTCTTG GGTATGGCTCAAAGGTTTTGATGCTCGTGCATATAAGCCCATCTGAAGAAGATGTCTGTGAGACAATTTGCTCCTTGAACTTTGCAAAGAGAGCGAGAGCAATAGAGTCCAACAAAGAAGTGTCCGTg GAAGTGAAGAAGCAAAGGGAGAAGAAGATTATGGAGCTAGAGGAAGACATAAAGGAAGCTGAAAAACAACGCCAGAATTTAAGGGAAGAAACAGAGAAGATTGAGTTGAAGTTAAATGATAGTAAAAAGCTCTTATCAATAAGAGATAGTCTTGTGGAAAGTGATGACATGAAAGCCTCAATTAGTCCCAAAGATGATGTGAAAGAGGTGATTGAAACTCCCAAAGCATCTAAGAAGCCCATCAAAAGAAACTTCTCCAACTCAATGCCTCGATTCATGACTTCAACAGTGGCAAGTCGCCAAAGGCAAAGTGCTGCAGAGCGAGACATTGGCACTGTGAAATTGAAAAGCTATAGATCAACAATGGTGTCGAGAAGCTCCATCCATTTTTCGTATTCCCAATCGTTGAGTTATTCAGATATCCGCATCAAAGCATTGCTGCGAAATTCAAATGGAAAATCTGGGCATGGTGAAGCAGATAGTGTTCCAATTCCAGAGCCTGTTCTCACAGAAAGGCCTAAATGCAATGATTTGGAATCAAAAGTGACAACCCCTCGAAGCTTGAGAGTTTCGGTGGGTCGTCACAGAAGAAGGATGTCTGATCTGATATAA